Part of the bacterium genome is shown below.
GCGAGACCGTCGGGCGGCAGCTTGACGCCGCGCGGAAGGCGCTCGCCGCGGCGCAATCGCAGTATCAGGCCGCGGCCGCGGCGCGCGACGTCCAGCGCGCGCGGTTTGGCGAAACACGCGTCTACGCACCGCTTTCCGGGGTGGTGGTGACGAAAGTCGCCAATCCCGGCGAGGTGGTGCAGGCGGGCAGTCCGATCGCGGTGCTCGTTGACTTCCAAGCACTTTGGCTCAAAGTCTACATCCCGGAACCGCTGGTCGGGAAGATCCGGTTGGGCGACCGGGCCCGCGTGTATGTGGACGCGTTCCCGGGGCGGCCGTTTCCGGCCAAGGTCCGGGAGGTCCATAACCAGGCGGAGTTCACGCCCAAAGACGTCCAGACGCGGGAAGAGCGTGTCAAGCTGGTGTTCGCCGTAAAGCTGGCCGTCGAAAACCCCGGCGGCCTGCTCAAGCCGGGGATGCCGGCGGACGGCACGATCCTGCTCGGGAGCGAGCCGGGCCTGTGACCGATGCCCGACCGGTCGTCGAGATCCGCGGACTCTACAAGCGCTATCGCCGTGCGCCGGCCGTTGACGATGTCTCGCTGACGATCGCGCCGGGTGAGATTTTCGGGCTCCTGGGCCCCGACGGCGCCGGCAAAAGCACCACGTTGCAGATCGCCGCCGGCGTCCTGCTCGCGGACCGGGGACAGGTGTTCGTCGACGGCATTGACGTGCGACGCAATCCCGAGGGTGTGAAGCGCCGCATCGGCTACATGCCGCAGGGATTGGGACTCAATCTGTACGACGACCTGACTGTGGACGAACACCTCCGGTTCTTCGCGGACCTGCGGGGCGTCCCCGAGGAACAGTTCCGTGAGCATCGCGCGACCCTGCTCGAGATCATGCGCCTGGCACCCGCCGCCGGCCGTCTCGCGCGGCATCTCTCGGGAGGCATGCGGCAGAAACTTGGATTGGCGTCGGCCTTGATCCACCTTCCGGACGTGCTGCTGCTGGACGAGCCGACGACCGGCGTCGACCCGCTGTCGCGTCGGGATTTCTGGCAGATTATCGACCGACTCTCGCGGTCGCGGGGGATCACGGTACTCCTCACCACACCGTATCTCGACGAGGCTGAACGCTGCCACCGCATCGCGCTGATGCACCGAGGTCGGATCCTGGCCGCGGGGACCCCCGATGAGTTGAAGGCCGCCGCCGGCGCCGCGGCGCCCGACGGTGTCAAGATGGAAGATGTCTTCGTCGCCTTGATGTCGCCGGAGACACGCGTCGGCGCGTTCACGCGGCCGCCGGCCGCCCCGCCGGCTCCCCGGTCCGCGGCCGGAATACCTCCGGAGCCGGCGATCCGGGTCGAGGCCATCACCAGGCGGTTCGGCGGGCTGACCGCCGTCAACGAGGTCACCTTCGAGGTGCTGCCCGGCGAGATCTTCGGGTTCCTCGGGCCGAAC
Proteins encoded:
- a CDS encoding ATP-binding cassette domain-containing protein → MTDARPVVEIRGLYKRYRRAPAVDDVSLTIAPGEIFGLLGPDGAGKSTTLQIAAGVLLADRGQVFVDGIDVRRNPEGVKRRIGYMPQGLGLNLYDDLTVDEHLRFFADLRGVPEEQFREHRATLLEIMRLAPAAGRLARHLSGGMRQKLGLASALIHLPDVLLLDEPTTGVDPLSRRDFWQIIDRLSRSRGITVLLTTPYLDEAERCHRIALMHRGRILAAGTPDELKAAAGAAAPDGVKMEDVFVALMSPETRVGAFTRPPAAPPAPRSAAGIPPEPAIRVEAITRRFGGLTAVNEVTFEVLPGEIFGFLGPNGAGKTTTMKMLAGLLRPTGGRGWVAGHDVSRQVDAIKHAVGYMSQRFSLYGDLTVQENLRFSARIYGLGRRRAIERERATVDAVGLGDWRHVLARDLPLGIRQRLALAAAVMHEPSVLFLDEPTAGVDPRARRQFWELIGALSRVQRVTVLVSTHYLDEAEHCDRLLFMHDGHIVSVGRPDELRRRAVAVRGTVLEVLSPRFREAAAALEPIYPDLMLLGRRIHVFSRNPDEDRRRIAAAIGGAEGGAIREIRMSMDDVFATLIERHTDPAPAGVSARARVAPAAAGAGG